CACCAATGGTGAAATCACACGACCTTCAATTGTTTGTTCGATAACAAATACAACCAACACTTTTACAAGTAAAATTGGACCGCCTACGATTCCTAAAAACACAGCTGGTACCATTGCTAAAAATGATCCTAGATAAGGAATCAAATTAAGAAAACCTGCCGTAATGCCTAACGTGATTGCATAATCAAGTCCAATAAAAGAAAAGCCTAGAATAAACATTACTGCTACAGCAAATGCTACAGTCAGCTGACCACGAATATAAGAAGAAACTTGAGAATTAACTTCCCCCAGAACCTTCAATGTAGGTTTACGCATTTTATTGGGTAAAAATTTCATCAGATATGGCGCTAATTGTTTACCATCTTTTAAAAGATAAAATAAAATAAATGGCATCGTTATAATTGCAACAACGATCGTTGCAACTGCTCCAAAAAAGCTACCTATACCTTGAACTGTAAACGTAGAAATATTACGAATAATATCTCCCAATGAACTAATCATTTTGTCGCCCATGTCTTCTAACTGACTACGAAATTGAGCAAAAAACGGGTCACTTAAAATTTCTTGCATCTTTTGATCGATCGTATCAATATATTGTGGAAAATGGTTGCCAAAACTTATCGTCTGCTCTTGTATTTTGGGAACAATCACGACCAATCCCCAAATAATCAATGCCACCACTATAATAAATAGCCCAACGATACTCCAAATTCGTGGAACTTGTTTCTTTTCTAGATAATCAACGACTGGATTCATCAAATAATATAAAATACCTGCCATGATCAATGGTAAACCCACGACTCCTACAAATTGCCACACTGGCTTAAATAAATAGGACACCTTTGTAAATACAAGTAAAATTAGTAAAATGAGTAATACGATCAATAGTGAAGTCACTACTTGATTATTTAAAAACCAACGCCAAAACCATGAAAAACGTCTTTCTTTTTCTTTCTCTTGTCCCATTCAATCACACTCCAAGCGATGCATACTCAATGATTGATCCAACTTTGATTGTTGGAAATGCGCTAGGATCAAGGTATAAGCCATTCACAATAGCATCCTCTTCAGGTACATCAGCAAAAACTAGCGTTACATGAGCAATGCTATTCAAGTTATCGTTAGCAAACGGTCCTACATATTGAATTGTATAGTCTTGTTTGTCGATCTTTAATAAATCCCCTTTTTTCATGTTCAATGAGGGTATTTCTTGAAATTGTTGAATCACTGAATATTCTTTTAAGCCTTCTGTAGCACTTTCACCAAAAAGTATAATCATCGGTTCTTTTTCATCTAATGCACTAGCACCGATTTCTGTCACTGTAGCTTTCATCTAATTATCGCTCCTTATCCTATTAATCACTTTCATTATAGCATAGAACCTTTTTTCTTATTTGTTATTTTGGTCTTCATAAATTTATAAAAAAAAACAAACAAGATTTCACTCATCCTGTTTGTCTATTTAGACACGATACCTATCACGTTCAATTATTACGATAAAATCGTTACTTCTACTTGTCTGCGGCCCCAATTGATACATTGAGCTACATCAGAAAAGTGGAGGTCAATAATATTCCCTTTGATAGCACCACCCGTATCACTAGCAATCGCTTCGCCATAACCTTCAACATGTAGCTTTGTACCTAAAGGGATCACGCTAGGATCTACTGCAATTGCCATTGGGTCTACACGTAGGTCTTGCCCCATTGCGGTTAGATTGCCCCCACCGATAAACCCTTCATTACAAGAATAGGCTGTTGCTTCCATGATCAGCTTTTGACCACTGGGTTTGCTACTTTCGGCTGTTTGTTTTGCCAATTCGGCTTGTTTTTGTTCAGATTCAGCCTTTTGTTTTGCAAGTTGCTCTTTTTTGTCAGCTTCCGCTTTGGCTTTCTCAGCTTGTTCTTTTGCTATCTTTTCTTTATTTAAAATATCAGACTTTACTAATTGAAATGCTTTTCCATCCGTTATTGAATAGATCATTGAGCTTGATAATTTTTTGGTTTTATATTCTGGTACAATTGTATAATCTGTCAAACTCTTGATGTCACTGCTCTTATTTTCAGCTGCGTATACAGGAATAACTGATCCCGTAATAAAGCAGGTAATGATAAATAAAATCGCTAACCATTTTCGCTTCATTAAATTGTTTCCTCCCTAAATTTCGTACGGGAGCAATCATAACATGCGACAAGCTCTTAATGGTTACCATTTTATTAAAGCTAGGTTACAGCATGAAAGAGAACGTTTTATTGTTTGTTACATTGGAAATATTTTCATTTTTTTCAGGATAAATAAGCACGTTCACAGAAAAAAATCCTGTTTTAGCAAGCATTATTTGTTTCTCATTAAAATAGCAAAAAAAAACATCTACCCTAAGCTATTGTTATATTTACAGGGTATTAAGCTAGTAAACAGTTCAAAAACAATAGAAACTCCCTTTATATTACAGTGAAATTACAAATAATTTCGCTTAACTAAAACAAAAAGACAGCCTAAACTGACAAAGCAGTTTGAACTGTCTCCTAAATGATTACCTATTTAAAAAAGTCTAGAATATGAGCCCAAATTTCTTCTTTGAACACATCTTTTGGATTCCCTCCACCAATCACCCCATAGCCGATCATTGTACCAGCCACAAATAAGATGATCACTAAAGAAATCACTACTAAAACTTTCAACAAAGTCACTATAATATAGCGTGTCGAACTCATATCTCTTTCCCCTTTTAATTAACTGTAGACATTTTCTTTTCTACAACTTTTTCGTCGTTGATACGTTCCACTTTTGCTCCTAATTTTTGAAGTTTTTCATGGAATTTATAATAACCACGATCTAAATATTCTAAATGGGACACACGTGTAATCCCACTAGCTCGTAGTCCAACTAAGATCAACGCTGCTGCTGCACGTAAATCAGTCGCTTCTACCGACGCACCTTGTAATGCTTGAGTGCCGTTGATGATAGCAATATTTCCGTCTATCTTAACATCGGCATTCATACGTTGCATCTCTTCTAAATGTTGGAAACGATTCTCAAATACAGTTTCAGTTACAACACTTGATCCTTCTGCTACCATTTGCATCGCAGTCATTTGCGCTTGCATATCTGTAGGGAAGCCCGGATGAGGCAATGTTTTAATGTCAGTTGGTTTAATCACTTTAGGTCCAATGACACGTAACCCGCCTCGTTCTTCGCGAATAACAGCACCCATTTCAGTTAATTTTGAAATAAGTGGACGATTATGTTCAGGAATTGCTTCTTCAATCAACACATCGCCTTCAGTCATCGCAGCTGCAACCATGAATGTTCCAGCTTCAATACGATCTTGAACGATGGAATGTTCAACAGCGTGAAGTTTAGTCACACCCTCGATACGCATCGTTTCAGTACCAGCACCGACAATTTTAGCACCCATTTTATTAAGAACATTCGCTAAATCAACGATTTCAGGTTCTCTTGCAACGTTTTCGATAACTGTCATTCCTTTAGCTTTGACAGCTGCCATCATAATATTTTGAGTAGCACCTACACTTGGGAAATCTAAATAAATCGTATTACCGATCAATTCATCCGCAATAGCTTCAATATAGCCATTTTTTTGAATGATTTTTGCACCTAGAGCTTGGAAGCCTTTCAAATGCAAATCAATTGGTCGTTTACCAATGGCACAGCCACCAGGCATTGCAACCTTGGCATGACCATTACGAGCCAATAGAGGCCCCATAACAACGATTGACGCTCTCATTTGACTAACATACTCATAATTTGCTTCGATGCCCAAAGGCTTAGTTGCATCTATTGTGACTTGGTTTTCTTCTTCATTAAAATCAATATCGACATTTAAGTGTTTGATAACTTGGTTCATTGTAAAAACATCAGAAAGAATCGGTACATTATTTAAAGTTGTTGTTCCTTCTTCAGCTAAAAGGGTTGCTGCTAAAATTGGCAATACTGCATTTTTAGCCCCTTCGATTTTCACAGTTCCTTTTAATTGGTTACCACCATGAACAATGATCTGTTCCATTTTGTTCCCCCCAAAAAAGTTAGAATTGGACTCTTCGATCCAAAATCTTTTCTATTATACCACTATTTACCAACAATTAGTATCTTTTCTTTTTATTCATCAACCTTTATGGAAAAAAAACAATAAATAAATTACGGCATAATGCCAGAAACTCTAAGAAAAATGAGCTTACCGTATAGCCAATAACGATTGATAATAGTACGATCAACAACCGCACCTGAGAGGTTTGATGAGCTTTAAAAAACTGCTCTATCCTGATCGATTGCATCGACCAAAAAGTAACATAAATAAACATCATATGACAAATGATCCGAATCACTGCATCAATACCAAAAAATTGCATAGGACTCTCCTTAATTTAAAAGCGTAGTAGGCTCGTTCAGTTTTGACAGGAAAATAGGAAAAATTGAGTGAGACGCTTTTTGTCTCACTCCATTTTTATCTTTTTCCCGAAAGACTAGCCTGCGAAGCTAGATACCATTAAAAGCTGAACGAGGTCGTTCAGTCTCGACTGCAAAATAGGGAAATAGGACTGAGGTGCTTTTTGCCTCAATCATATTTTATCTTTTTCCAAATGTCTAACTTACATAGCTTCACTAAGTAATATAGAAACAGTTTATCACAAATAAGCTGAAACAAAAAATAAAGATTCTTAACTTTTCTAAAAGAATTTATGTATATATCACTTTTTTTTAAAAAGTGAACTGAGACAATTAACTTATCTCAGTCACTTCTTTTTTTTACGTATGTTTTGACACATTGATTCGATTGATTGCGCGATGAAGCGCAACTGTTGCACGGCGTAA
The DNA window shown above is from Enterococcus sp. 12C11_DIV0727 and carries:
- a CDS encoding AI-2E family transporter encodes the protein MGQEKEKERRFSWFWRWFLNNQVVTSLLIVLLILLILLVFTKVSYLFKPVWQFVGVVGLPLIMAGILYYLMNPVVDYLEKKQVPRIWSIVGLFIIVVALIIWGLVVIVPKIQEQTISFGNHFPQYIDTIDQKMQEILSDPFFAQFRSQLEDMGDKMISSLGDIIRNISTFTVQGIGSFFGAVATIVVAIITMPFILFYLLKDGKQLAPYLMKFLPNKMRKPTLKVLGEVNSQVSSYIRGQLTVAFAVAVMFILGFSFIGLDYAITLGITAGFLNLIPYLGSFLAMVPAVFLGIVGGPILLVKVLVVFVIEQTIEGRVISPLVLGSQLDIHPVTILVVLLTSGKLFGVVGVILGIPIYAAAKVIITHVFEWYKDVSSLYHEEEELKKLE
- a CDS encoding PTS glucitol/sorbitol transporter subunit IIA is translated as MKATVTEIGASALDEKEPMIILFGESATEGLKEYSVIQQFQEIPSLNMKKGDLLKIDKQDYTIQYVGPFANDNLNSIAHVTLVFADVPEEDAIVNGLYLDPSAFPTIKVGSIIEYASLGV
- a CDS encoding 3D domain-containing protein yields the protein MKRKWLAILFIITCFITGSVIPVYAAENKSSDIKSLTDYTIVPEYKTKKLSSSMIYSITDGKAFQLVKSDILNKEKIAKEQAEKAKAEADKKEQLAKQKAESEQKQAELAKQTAESSKPSGQKLIMEATAYSCNEGFIGGGNLTAMGQDLRVDPMAIAVDPSVIPLGTKLHVEGYGEAIASDTGGAIKGNIIDLHFSDVAQCINWGRRQVEVTILS
- a CDS encoding DNA-directed RNA polymerase subunit beta; this translates as MSSTRYIIVTLLKVLVVISLVIILFVAGTMIGYGVIGGGNPKDVFKEEIWAHILDFFK
- the murA gene encoding UDP-N-acetylglucosamine 1-carboxyvinyltransferase, with translation MEQIIVHGGNQLKGTVKIEGAKNAVLPILAATLLAEEGTTTLNNVPILSDVFTMNQVIKHLNVDIDFNEEENQVTIDATKPLGIEANYEYVSQMRASIVVMGPLLARNGHAKVAMPGGCAIGKRPIDLHLKGFQALGAKIIQKNGYIEAIADELIGNTIYLDFPSVGATQNIMMAAVKAKGMTVIENVAREPEIVDLANVLNKMGAKIVGAGTETMRIEGVTKLHAVEHSIVQDRIEAGTFMVAAAMTEGDVLIEEAIPEHNRPLISKLTEMGAVIREERGGLRVIGPKVIKPTDIKTLPHPGFPTDMQAQMTAMQMVAEGSSVVTETVFENRFQHLEEMQRMNADVKIDGNIAIINGTQALQGASVEATDLRAAAALILVGLRASGITRVSHLEYLDRGYYKFHEKLQKLGAKVERINDEKVVEKKMSTVN
- a CDS encoding DUF1146 family protein, with translation MQFFGIDAVIRIICHMMFIYVTFWSMQSIRIEQFFKAHQTSQVRLLIVLLSIVIGYTVSSFFLEFLALCRNLFIVFFP